One Gloeothece verrucosa PCC 7822 DNA window includes the following coding sequences:
- a CDS encoding lysophospholipid acyltransferase family protein: protein MIHRPGWSLEQRDPKVIESFLPYWDWFYHYYFRVKTDGWQYIPDGKVLLVGSHNGGLAAPDMFMMIDDWFRRFGTERLVYGLMHPKVWLVSPPTGRAMEKLGAIAAHPKMAMAAFERGASVLVYPGGPQDVFRPHWERNKINFAERRGFIKLALREEVPIIPLISYGAHDTLFVLGDCYEQAKQLHEWGIPWLFNLDPEVFPIYLGLPWGLGIGPLPNLPLPVPIYTRVCPPIVFEKYGQKASRNRAYVEACYHQVVEQMQQQLDELVKAIETQTVS, encoded by the coding sequence ATGATTCATCGTCCTGGTTGGTCACTCGAACAAAGAGACCCTAAAGTTATTGAATCCTTTCTCCCTTATTGGGATTGGTTCTACCACTACTATTTTCGCGTTAAAACCGATGGTTGGCAGTATATACCCGATGGAAAAGTTCTATTAGTAGGTTCTCATAATGGAGGATTAGCCGCTCCGGATATGTTTATGATGATTGATGATTGGTTTCGTCGCTTCGGAACAGAGCGCTTAGTATATGGGTTAATGCACCCCAAAGTCTGGCTAGTGAGTCCCCCAACCGGTAGAGCTATGGAAAAATTAGGGGCCATCGCGGCTCATCCCAAAATGGCGATGGCGGCCTTTGAGCGGGGAGCTAGTGTTTTAGTTTATCCAGGGGGGCCACAAGATGTTTTTCGTCCTCACTGGGAACGCAATAAAATTAATTTTGCCGAACGTAGAGGCTTTATTAAACTTGCTTTACGGGAAGAAGTGCCCATTATTCCCTTAATTTCCTACGGCGCTCATGATACGTTATTTGTGCTAGGAGATTGTTATGAACAAGCAAAACAATTACATGAATGGGGAATACCTTGGTTATTTAATCTAGACCCTGAAGTATTTCCGATTTATTTAGGGTTACCTTGGGGGTTAGGCATCGGCCCGCTACCGAATCTTCCTTTACCGGTGCCCATTTATACTCGGGTTTGTCCTCCGATTGTTTTTGAAAAGTATGGACAAAAAGCCTCTCGAAACCGTGCTTATGTTGAGGCTTGTTATCATCAAGTGGTTGAGCAAATGCAACAGCAGTTAGATGAATTAGTTAAGGCAATAGAAACCCAGACTGTTTCTTAA
- a CDS encoding DUF58 domain-containing protein, which translates to MKFTLRFADWLETHWVTPAYSGWLLIALALCFFGAATNTMAGWLYVLCGLIMALLGINTVMARAALGRLQVRRSPIEPVSAGEDLTIKLDIDNPSAKASTLLQVQEVLPFVLAQKQQTAIEVIAPGSTYQWVYYAPTAVRGVYRWNEVNLRTATPLGLCWYRRSLEVAAKAIVYPQVLPLLRCPIIDTIGQDESIKLQSDHRYVTATEGVTRTLRPYRYGDPMRLIHWRTSARLGEFKVRELEMITGGQDLIICLDSASSWHKEVFESAVIAAASLYFYASRAQMNVKFWTAGSGVIHGNRLVLETLATVESEEEKLTDSLPNVSLVWLTQNASTLDRLSLNSRWVFFAPSEGDKITHLMTENFSGLLINRDEPLQQQLQRGIR; encoded by the coding sequence ATGAAATTTACTCTCCGATTTGCTGACTGGCTAGAAACCCACTGGGTAACCCCTGCCTATAGCGGCTGGTTATTAATTGCTCTTGCGCTTTGTTTTTTTGGGGCAGCAACGAATACAATGGCGGGATGGTTATATGTTCTATGCGGCTTAATTATGGCTCTGTTGGGAATTAATACTGTGATGGCTAGGGCGGCTCTTGGCCGTTTACAGGTTCGTCGTTCTCCCATTGAACCGGTTAGTGCTGGAGAAGATTTAACGATTAAACTAGATATTGACAACCCTTCCGCTAAAGCCAGTACCCTACTCCAAGTTCAAGAGGTTTTACCCTTTGTTTTAGCTCAAAAACAGCAAACCGCTATAGAAGTCATTGCTCCTGGAAGTACCTATCAATGGGTTTATTATGCCCCTACTGCGGTTCGAGGGGTTTATCGATGGAATGAGGTTAATTTAAGAACAGCGACTCCTTTGGGGTTATGTTGGTATCGTCGCTCTTTGGAAGTGGCGGCTAAAGCGATAGTTTATCCTCAAGTTTTACCATTACTTCGATGTCCTATCATCGATACCATTGGACAGGATGAAAGTATTAAACTTCAAAGCGATCACCGCTATGTGACTGCTACAGAAGGGGTAACTCGGACTTTGCGCCCCTATCGTTATGGTGATCCGATGCGTTTAATTCATTGGCGTACTAGCGCTCGTTTGGGAGAGTTTAAAGTCCGCGAGTTAGAAATGATTACAGGGGGACAAGATTTAATTATTTGCTTAGATAGTGCTTCGAGTTGGCATAAAGAGGTTTTTGAATCAGCAGTTATTGCCGCAGCCTCTTTATATTTTTATGCTAGTCGCGCTCAAATGAATGTTAAATTCTGGACGGCTGGTTCAGGCGTGATTCATGGGAATCGGCTAGTGTTAGAAACTTTAGCAACGGTAGAATCTGAGGAAGAAAAATTGACAGATTCTCTTCCCAATGTATCGTTAGTTTGGTTGACTCAAAATGCCTCAACCCTAGATAGGCTTTCCCTCAATAGTCGTTGGGTTTTCTTTGCTCCTAGTGAAGGCGATAAAATTACTCATCTCATGACTGAGAATTTTTCAGGCTTATTGATTAACCGAGATGAGCCGTTACAACAACAGTTACAGAGAGGGATCAGATAA
- the cimA gene encoding citramalate synthase, with the protein METARKIWLYDTTLRDGAQREGLSLSLEDKVKIAHQLDKMGIPFIEGGWPGANPRDVQFFWKMQEEPLQQAELVAFCSTRRPGQIAAEDQLLQAILAAGTRWVTIFGKSWDLHVTEGLKTRLEENLAMIQDTIEYLRSQGRRVIYDAEHWFDGYKHNPQYAILTLKAALKAGAEWLVFCDTNGGTLPHEIAQIVGEVVNALKINPQDANSPKLGIHTHNDAGTAVANALAAVREGVEMVQGTINGYGERCGNANLCTVAPNLQLKMGYHCLENEQLSQLTNTSRLISEIANLAPDDHAPFVGRSAFAHKGGIHVSAVAKNPLTYEHITPETIGNQRRIVVSDQSGLSNILAKAKNFGIDLNKDDPTCRQILERLKDLEHEGYQFEAAEASFELLMREALGQREELFQLKGFQVHCDMLQGIEMPYSNALATIKVTVNGQDMLEVAEGNGPVSALDKALRKALMNFYPEIADFHLADYKVRILDSGAGTSAKTRVLVESRNSKERWTTVGVSSNILEASYQAVVEGIEYGLLLLKSSVKTAVTVSS; encoded by the coding sequence ATGGAAACTGCTAGAAAAATTTGGCTCTACGATACCACCCTCAGAGATGGCGCGCAACGAGAAGGACTTTCTCTGTCTCTAGAAGATAAAGTGAAAATAGCTCATCAGCTTGATAAAATGGGCATTCCTTTTATTGAGGGAGGATGGCCAGGTGCTAATCCTAGAGATGTCCAATTTTTCTGGAAAATGCAAGAAGAACCCCTGCAACAAGCAGAATTAGTGGCTTTTTGTTCCACCCGTCGCCCCGGTCAAATAGCGGCCGAAGATCAACTGTTACAAGCCATTTTAGCAGCCGGGACTCGTTGGGTAACCATCTTCGGAAAATCTTGGGACCTACACGTCACAGAAGGGCTAAAAACCCGCCTCGAGGAAAATCTAGCCATGATTCAAGATACCATTGAGTATCTACGCTCTCAGGGCAGACGGGTAATTTATGACGCAGAACACTGGTTTGATGGCTATAAGCATAACCCTCAGTATGCGATCTTAACCCTCAAAGCCGCTCTCAAGGCAGGGGCAGAATGGTTAGTTTTTTGTGATACCAATGGGGGAACGTTGCCCCATGAAATAGCTCAAATTGTGGGGGAAGTGGTAAACGCCCTCAAGATTAACCCTCAAGATGCTAACTCGCCTAAATTAGGCATTCACACCCATAATGATGCGGGTACAGCCGTAGCGAATGCTTTAGCCGCCGTCAGAGAAGGCGTAGAAATGGTGCAGGGAACTATCAACGGTTATGGGGAAAGATGCGGCAATGCGAATCTCTGTACAGTGGCCCCCAATTTACAATTAAAAATGGGCTATCATTGCTTAGAAAATGAGCAACTGAGTCAGTTAACCAACACCAGCCGCTTAATTAGTGAAATCGCCAATCTTGCACCGGATGACCATGCGCCTTTTGTGGGACGTTCAGCATTTGCTCATAAAGGAGGAATTCACGTCTCAGCCGTGGCCAAAAATCCCCTCACCTATGAACATATTACCCCCGAAACCATCGGCAATCAACGGAGAATAGTAGTTTCTGATCAATCAGGATTAAGTAATATTTTAGCCAAAGCGAAAAATTTTGGCATTGATTTAAATAAAGATGACCCCACCTGCCGCCAAATTTTAGAAAGATTGAAAGACTTAGAACATGAAGGCTATCAATTTGAAGCGGCAGAAGCCAGTTTTGAATTATTGATGCGAGAAGCTTTAGGACAACGAGAAGAATTATTTCAACTCAAAGGATTTCAAGTACATTGTGATATGTTACAGGGGATTGAAATGCCCTATAGTAACGCTCTAGCCACCATTAAAGTAACCGTCAATGGGCAAGATATGTTAGAAGTGGCAGAAGGAAATGGCCCCGTATCCGCATTAGACAAAGCCCTGCGAAAAGCCTTAATGAATTTTTATCCAGAAATAGCCGATTTTCATCTGGCAGATTATAAGGTTCGGATTTTAGATAGCGGTGCCGGCACTTCCGCTAAAACTCGCGTATTAGTTGAGTCGAGAAATAGCAAAGAACGCTGGACAACCGTAGGAGTATCTTCCAATATTTTAGAAGCTTCCTATCAGGCAGTAGTAGAAGGAATTGAATACGGCTTATTATTGCTAAAGTCATCCGTTAAGACGGCGGTAACGGTTTCGAGTTGA
- a CDS encoding 2Fe-2S iron-sulfur cluster-binding protein, whose amino-acid sequence MPTISVQGQTITCESGANLRQVLLKHGVALYNGKAKVINCLGLGSCGTCAVEIEGAVTDPNWKEKARLSLPPHSPTKKRRLACQIRVTGDIQVKKYNGFWGQGEDLVWKSEY is encoded by the coding sequence ATGCCTACAATATCAGTTCAAGGTCAAACAATCACCTGTGAAAGCGGCGCGAATTTGCGTCAAGTGTTGTTAAAACATGGTGTTGCTCTGTATAACGGAAAGGCCAAAGTGATCAACTGTCTTGGCTTGGGCAGTTGCGGCACTTGTGCGGTAGAAATAGAAGGAGCAGTGACGGACCCTAATTGGAAAGAGAAGGCCAGATTATCTCTTCCTCCTCATTCTCCTACAAAAAAGCGCCGTTTGGCCTGTCAAATTCGAGTGACCGGGGATATTCAAGTGAAAAAATATAACGGTTTTTGGGGCCAAGGAGAGGATCTTGTCTGGAAATCAGAATATTAA
- the rsmI gene encoding 16S rRNA (cytidine(1402)-2'-O)-methyltransferase — protein MNTDQLKRGCLYVVGTPIGNLEDMTFRAVRILQQVDAIAAEDTRHTGKLLQHFQVTTPQISYHDHNRFSRQQVLIDRLIAGDTIALVTDAGMPGISDPGYELVKAALEEGILVIPIPGVTAGVTALAVSGLPTDRFVFEGFLPTKGKERRERLNCLKDETRTLIFYEAPHRLPQTLQDLAEVLGESRLIVLARELTKLHEEVWRGTLADAIAFYQQHSPKGEFTLVLEGATLAEKESLSEAELKAELQQLLSQGMTRSQASRHLAQLTSLPRRQIYQLALDIED, from the coding sequence ATGAACACAGATCAGTTGAAACGGGGATGTCTTTATGTTGTAGGAACGCCGATCGGAAATTTGGAAGATATGACATTTCGCGCGGTGAGAATTTTACAGCAGGTAGATGCGATCGCCGCCGAGGATACTCGTCATACGGGTAAGTTATTACAACATTTTCAAGTTACCACGCCTCAGATTAGTTATCACGACCATAACCGTTTTTCTCGCCAACAAGTCTTAATTGATCGCTTAATAGCCGGAGATACTATTGCTTTAGTGACGGATGCGGGAATGCCGGGTATTAGTGATCCGGGTTATGAGTTGGTAAAAGCGGCGCTTGAGGAGGGGATCTTGGTGATTCCTATTCCTGGGGTGACAGCAGGGGTAACGGCGTTGGCGGTTTCGGGTTTACCGACTGATAGATTTGTCTTTGAGGGGTTTTTACCCACTAAAGGTAAAGAAAGACGTGAGCGCCTGAACTGTCTCAAGGATGAAACTCGTACTCTCATTTTTTATGAAGCTCCCCACCGCTTACCCCAAACGTTACAAGATTTAGCCGAGGTTTTAGGAGAGTCTAGATTAATCGTTTTAGCGAGGGAATTGACGAAACTGCATGAGGAGGTTTGGCGCGGCACTTTAGCCGATGCGATCGCTTTCTATCAACAGCATTCTCCTAAAGGCGAATTTACTTTGGTGCTAGAGGGCGCAACATTAGCCGAAAAAGAGAGCTTATCAGAAGCCGAATTAAAGGCCGAATTACAACAACTTCTAAGCCAGGGAATGACGCGATCACAAGCAAGCCGCCATTTAGCACAATTAACCTCTCTTCCTCGTCGTCAGATTTATCAATTAGCTTTAGACATCGAAGATTAA
- a CDS encoding sugar kinase: protein MKGLFIGLSTLDCIYLTSSIPSPNQKIVALDQTIAAGGPATNAAVTFNYLGNESILLSVMGQHPISELIRADLKNLTLIDLYPNYQESPSVSSIIVTQKSADRAVVAINASKIQVSPEQVPENILEGVDIVLIDGHQMPISEVIAQQAKSRHIPVVIDCGSWKTGLEKVLPYVDYAICSANFYPPDCQPVEKILKFLQDFTIPFIAITQGEKPIIYGSENQVKEILVPSIKAVDTLGAGDIFHGAFCHYILSENFPNALLKASEVAAYSCQFFGTRQWMKKVNGPFGIEGKNVH from the coding sequence ATGAAAGGACTCTTTATCGGTTTATCCACCCTAGATTGTATTTACCTTACTTCTAGTATCCCATCTCCCAATCAAAAAATCGTTGCTCTCGATCAAACCATAGCGGCGGGGGGTCCGGCTACTAATGCGGCTGTCACGTTCAATTATTTAGGCAATGAAAGCATTTTACTCAGTGTGATGGGACAACATCCTATTAGTGAACTGATTCGCGCTGATTTAAAAAACCTCACGTTAATAGATTTATATCCCAACTACCAAGAAAGTCCCTCAGTTTCTTCTATTATTGTCACCCAAAAGAGCGCCGATCGAGCAGTGGTTGCCATTAATGCCAGTAAAATACAAGTTTCTCCCGAACAAGTACCGGAGAATATTTTAGAAGGGGTTGATATTGTTTTAATTGATGGACATCAGATGCCAATTAGTGAAGTTATCGCCCAACAAGCTAAAAGCCGCCATATCCCTGTAGTTATTGATTGTGGAAGTTGGAAAACCGGTCTAGAAAAGGTTTTACCTTATGTTGATTATGCCATTTGTTCAGCTAATTTTTATCCCCCAGATTGTCAACCTGTCGAGAAAATTTTAAAATTTTTACAAGATTTTACTATTCCTTTTATCGCCATTACTCAAGGAGAAAAACCGATTATTTATGGCTCTGAAAATCAAGTTAAGGAAATTTTAGTTCCTAGTATTAAAGCTGTAGATACTCTTGGGGCAGGAGATATTTTTCATGGGGCATTTTGCCATTATATTCTATCAGAAAATTTTCCCAATGCCCTCTTAAAAGCTTCGGAAGTGGCGGCTTATTCCTGTCAATTTTTTGGCACTCGTCAATGGATGAAAAAAGTCAATGGACCTTTCGGCATAGAAGGAAAAAATGTTCATTAG
- a CDS encoding transposase, which produces MTRKAKTGKIKRQKTGMNRNLLDVGIGNLISLIKYKLDEADGLFVYVPLSIAPSQTCPKCGNKKKKELSERVHNCECGLVGDRDVAAARVMLNYARKGLGTSLSNADAESLPKTPQHCGGFRQIQQKKRQKPRQSRQRKSRVVHISISLRGEVISC; this is translated from the coding sequence ATGACTCGTAAAGCGAAGACGGGTAAAATAAAGCGACAAAAAACGGGGATGAATCGTAATTTGTTAGATGTAGGAATTGGGAATCTAATCTCTCTCATCAAATATAAATTAGATGAAGCTGACGGTCTTTTTGTCTATGTTCCCTTGTCGATTGCTCCTTCACAAACTTGCCCAAAATGTGGCAACAAAAAGAAAAAAGAGTTATCCGAGCGAGTGCATAATTGTGAATGTGGGCTAGTCGGTGACCGCGATGTGGCAGCAGCCCGTGTGATGCTCAATTATGCCCGCAAGGGGCTAGGAACTAGCCTCTCAAACGCCGATGCTGAGTCACTACCTAAAACCCCGCAGCATTGCGGAGGATTTAGGCAAATTCAGCAGAAGAAGCGTCAGAAACCCCGCCAATCGCGACAGCGAAAATCGAGGGTAGTTCATATATCCATCAGCTTACGAGGTGAGGTCATAAGTTGCTGA
- the ltrA gene encoding group II intron reverse transcriptase/maturase — protein MNKEQTEYSDWQSINWKQIEKTVWKLQKRIYRAKVEGNQKLVKKLQRLLVNSRSAKALAIRKVTQDNRGKRTAGIDGKKALKPKERFTLLSELKISGKSKPLRRIYIPKPNGEKRPLSIPTIKDRATQMLVTLALEPEWEAVFEPNSYGFRKGRSCHDAISAIFNQIRFKNKWVLDADIAKCFDKINHNYLLEKLGDTLIGFKRQIRAWLKSGYREGKELFPSTEGTPQGGVISPLLANITLHGIENYLNEWVKTWKGSKGRGKRDNLRSFAFIRYADDFVCIHESKEVIEKAKELISQYLKPIGLELKPEKTQVVHTLEGFDFLGCNIRHYPKGKHHCGKHNNKLIGFKTLIKPSDKAIKRHYDTIANQIRENKSISQEGLIGLLNPIIRGWCNYYQPYVSKKIFSHFNDLIYRILKRWMLRRHPNKSLKWIKEKYYKKVELRNWVFKSAKGHELIQHNHTKIRRHIKVQDVKSPYDGDVVYWGERLSKSLELTTREQKLLKKQKGDCPICGEKFKAGDLWEVDHIIPKSLGGKDRYENLQLIHAHCHDKKTRTDGSLKTRYS, from the coding sequence ATGAACAAGGAACAAACCGAGTATAGCGACTGGCAGTCTATCAACTGGAAACAGATTGAGAAAACTGTCTGGAAGCTGCAAAAGAGAATATACCGAGCCAAAGTAGAGGGAAACCAAAAGCTAGTCAAGAAACTGCAACGGTTGTTAGTTAATAGTCGTAGTGCCAAAGCCCTAGCAATCAGAAAGGTAACACAAGATAACAGAGGGAAGCGAACAGCAGGAATAGACGGCAAAAAAGCCCTAAAACCCAAAGAACGCTTTACACTACTTAGTGAACTTAAAATCTCCGGGAAATCTAAACCATTAAGAAGGATATACATCCCAAAACCCAACGGAGAAAAACGCCCTCTGTCAATACCAACCATTAAAGATAGAGCAACACAAATGCTCGTCACACTGGCTTTAGAGCCAGAATGGGAGGCAGTCTTTGAACCAAATTCCTACGGATTCCGAAAAGGTCGGTCATGTCACGACGCAATATCAGCTATCTTTAATCAAATAAGATTTAAAAACAAATGGGTTTTAGATGCTGATATAGCCAAATGTTTTGACAAAATAAACCACAATTACCTATTAGAAAAACTAGGAGACACACTAATAGGTTTCAAACGTCAAATCAGGGCATGGTTAAAATCGGGATATAGGGAAGGAAAAGAACTATTTCCAAGTACCGAAGGAACGCCACAAGGAGGCGTAATCAGTCCTCTATTGGCTAATATAACATTACATGGAATAGAAAACTACTTAAACGAATGGGTCAAAACCTGGAAAGGAAGTAAAGGTAGAGGAAAAAGAGACAATCTTAGGTCATTCGCCTTTATCAGATACGCAGATGATTTTGTCTGCATCCACGAGTCAAAAGAGGTTATAGAAAAAGCTAAAGAATTAATTAGCCAATACCTCAAACCAATCGGACTCGAACTCAAACCCGAAAAAACCCAAGTAGTACACACGCTAGAAGGCTTTGATTTCTTAGGATGCAACATCAGACATTACCCAAAAGGCAAACACCATTGTGGAAAACACAACAACAAGCTAATAGGGTTCAAAACACTTATCAAACCGTCTGATAAAGCAATCAAAAGGCACTACGACACAATAGCCAACCAAATCCGAGAAAATAAAAGTATAAGTCAAGAAGGACTTATAGGATTATTAAACCCAATTATCAGAGGATGGTGTAACTACTACCAACCCTATGTTAGTAAAAAAATCTTTAGCCACTTCAACGACCTAATATACCGAATACTAAAAAGATGGATGTTAAGGAGGCATCCTAACAAAAGTTTAAAGTGGATAAAAGAAAAATACTACAAAAAGGTTGAACTAAGAAACTGGGTATTCAAATCCGCCAAAGGACACGAACTAATCCAGCATAACCACACCAAAATTAGAAGACACATCAAAGTACAAGATGTAAAATCACCTTACGACGGAGATGTGGTCTATTGGGGAGAAAGGCTATCCAAATCATTAGAACTAACAACACGAGAACAAAAACTACTCAAAAAACAAAAGGGCGATTGTCCTATCTGTGGAGAAAAATTCAAAGCAGGGGATTTATGGGAGGTTGACCACATCATCCCAAAAAGCCTCGGTGGGAAAGACCGTTATGAAAATTTACAACTCATACACGCCCACTGTCACGACAAAAAGACTAGAACCGATGGAAGCCTAAAAACGAGGTATTCATGA
- a CDS encoding RluA family pseudouridine synthase, translating to MNKGWIYEEQVSKTEAGLTLIEYYTQKYSHSGPSEWLERIQSGQILIDGCSQDPQTLLQPGQKLTYHRPPWEEPEVPLSFEVFYEDDEVLVVAKPSLLPVLPGGGFLEHTLLSLLQQQYPQRTPIPVHRLGRGTSGLVLLARSPHARANLTEQMRSHQVGKIYRALVGSGNIPDHFVITHPIGKIPHPVLGYVFGATADGMKAYSECHVLKRNPTTTLVEVKILTGRPHQIRIHLAVAGYPLIGDPLYQIGGVPRIPEPIAGEKLPVPGDGGYHLHAYGLSFFHPVTGKLIELICPPPTPLI from the coding sequence ATGAACAAGGGCTGGATTTATGAGGAACAAGTCAGCAAAACTGAGGCGGGATTGACGCTTATAGAATACTATACACAAAAATATTCTCATTCAGGTCCATCTGAGTGGCTTGAGAGAATTCAATCAGGGCAAATCTTGATTGACGGATGTTCTCAAGACCCTCAAACCCTCTTGCAACCTGGGCAAAAGCTCACTTATCATCGTCCTCCTTGGGAAGAACCGGAGGTTCCTTTGTCTTTTGAGGTTTTCTATGAAGATGATGAGGTGTTAGTGGTGGCTAAACCCTCTTTATTGCCTGTATTACCCGGTGGGGGTTTTCTAGAACATACTTTGCTATCTTTACTGCAACAGCAATACCCACAGCGCACTCCTATACCGGTTCATCGTTTGGGTAGAGGGACATCGGGGTTAGTTTTATTAGCTCGTTCACCCCATGCTAGAGCAAATCTCACTGAGCAAATGCGCTCTCATCAAGTGGGGAAAATTTACCGCGCTTTGGTGGGGAGCGGCAATATACCTGACCATTTCGTGATTACTCATCCCATCGGTAAAATTCCTCATCCAGTTTTGGGCTATGTCTTCGGTGCGACTGCTGACGGAATGAAAGCTTATAGCGAGTGTCATGTTTTAAAACGTAATCCTACCACGACCTTAGTGGAAGTTAAAATTCTGACCGGACGACCTCATCAAATCCGCATTCATTTAGCTGTGGCGGGATATCCTTTAATTGGCGACCCTCTTTATCAAATTGGTGGGGTTCCTCGTATTCCGGAGCCAATAGCAGGGGAAAAATTACCGGTTCCAGGGGATGGCGGCTATCATCTGCACGCTTATGGTTTATCTTTTTTTCATCCAGTAACCGGTAAATTAATAGAATTAATTTGTCCTCCTCCAACGCCATTAATTTAA
- a CDS encoding glycoside hydrolase family 24 protein produces MPRSTRSRTRQKLKPFKILSLLSFSVLAILLLNLLTTELKKSSSLTRFFNNYEPQPLVMTGGDPYIRALMRTITASESNVEQPYNVLYGGQYVSDLSQHPSECVPIVTGPNVGNCSTAAGRYQFLNTTWYEKAQRYHPHPSGFLWWKSYSFEPEYQDRVIYAWLNDPLAWGVNISQLLKEGKIEEVLRLLSGTWTSLGYGIENNSMSPHLPKIYEKMLQEELGHHVG; encoded by the coding sequence TTGCCGCGCTCTACTCGCTCTCGCACTCGCCAAAAACTCAAACCGTTTAAAATTCTTAGTTTATTGAGTTTTTCGGTTCTGGCGATTTTATTGCTCAATTTATTGACTACAGAGCTTAAAAAGTCATCGTCACTGACTCGCTTTTTTAATAACTACGAACCTCAACCCCTAGTGATGACTGGAGGTGATCCCTATATTCGCGCTTTGATGCGAACCATTACCGCCAGTGAGTCTAATGTCGAACAACCCTATAATGTGCTTTATGGGGGCCAATATGTGTCAGATTTAAGTCAACATCCGAGTGAATGTGTTCCGATTGTGACAGGGCCTAATGTGGGTAATTGTAGTACCGCAGCCGGACGTTATCAATTTCTCAACACCACTTGGTATGAAAAAGCCCAACGCTATCACCCTCATCCTTCTGGCTTTTTGTGGTGGAAATCCTACAGTTTTGAACCTGAGTATCAAGACCGGGTGATTTACGCTTGGTTAAATGACCCGTTAGCTTGGGGTGTGAATATTTCTCAGTTGTTAAAAGAGGGCAAAATAGAAGAGGTTTTGCGTCTGTTGTCGGGAACTTGGACGAGTTTAGGCTATGGCATAGAAAATAATTCTATGAGTCCTCATTTACCGAAAATTTACGAGAAAATGTTACAAGAAGAATTAGGCCATCACGTGGGATAA
- a CDS encoding SDR family oxidoreductase, producing the protein MKAFVAGSTGQTGQRIVKELLSRNIPVRALVRDLEPAKKILPPETELVVGDVLNSEGLKGAIGNSTVLLCATGARPSFDPTGPYQVDYLGTKNLVDAAKAKGIEHFVLVTSLCVSQFFHPLNLFWLILYWKKQAEIYLTNSGLTYTIVRPGGLNNEDNRDSLVMSSADTLFEGRIPREQVAQVCVESLFYPESRNKILEIVTNSEATPKSWQELFARIA; encoded by the coding sequence ATGAAAGCATTTGTAGCAGGAAGCACGGGGCAGACCGGACAAAGAATCGTCAAAGAATTACTCAGTAGAAATATTCCTGTGCGGGCCCTAGTGAGAGACTTAGAACCCGCAAAAAAGATCTTGCCTCCCGAAACAGAATTGGTAGTTGGTGATGTTCTCAACTCAGAAGGACTAAAAGGAGCCATTGGAAACAGCACCGTACTACTTTGCGCGACAGGAGCTAGACCAAGTTTTGATCCTACCGGGCCTTACCAAGTGGATTATTTAGGAACGAAAAATTTAGTAGACGCAGCCAAAGCCAAAGGAATAGAGCATTTTGTGTTAGTGACCTCTTTATGCGTTTCTCAATTTTTCCATCCCTTAAACCTGTTTTGGTTAATCCTCTATTGGAAGAAACAGGCGGAAATCTATCTGACCAACAGTGGCCTAACTTATACAATTGTCCGTCCAGGTGGTCTTAATAATGAAGATAACCGAGATTCCCTAGTGATGTCATCCGCAGATACCCTGTTTGAAGGCAGAATTCCTCGCGAGCAAGTGGCCCAAGTTTGCGTAGAATCTCTGTTTTATCCCGAATCTCGTAATAAAATCTTAGAAATTGTTACAAACAGTGAGGCAACTCCCAAAAGTTGGCAAGAGCTATTTGCTAGAATTGCTTAA